A portion of the Gemmatimonadaceae bacterium genome contains these proteins:
- the bcrB gene encoding benzoyl-CoA reductase subunit B, translating into MAEALKDRSMVLQKEMIANHFARLARAPETGEPVVYTFVPGNLTELIRSFDALPVLPEINALQSGMRKLSGDYIAEAERAGHSEDVCTYVKCDIGMMRSGNLGPGGLKLPKPDLLLLSYTGCYTFMKWFELLREEYDCPTVMFHVPYQGDGVLEPEHRNYMLRQLKEQVIPALEKATGRKYDEDKLRHHLALSAKAEDDLVAVLQAGKNRPSPIDGYFGTVYYVGPIFSAFRGTEEGVEYYRALRQEVEERAALGLGPITPDGPLEGERYRLVVEGPPNWTHFRDFWKMFSDEKAVVVASTYTKVGGTYDFGFRHNPDDPLGTLADYCSGCYTNLNLPTRIEMISRYIEEYQADGFLINSVKSCNSFSAGQLMILREVEKRTGIPGAFIESDLVDPRYFSAANIKNRLESYFQMIDARRLGKTA; encoded by the coding sequence GGCTGGCGCGGGCCCCGGAAACGGGCGAGCCGGTGGTCTACACGTTCGTGCCCGGCAACCTCACCGAGCTGATTCGCTCGTTTGACGCACTCCCGGTACTACCCGAGATCAACGCGTTGCAGTCGGGGATGCGAAAGCTCTCAGGCGACTACATCGCCGAGGCGGAGCGCGCCGGCCATTCCGAGGACGTGTGCACTTACGTGAAGTGTGACATCGGGATGATGCGCTCGGGCAACCTCGGACCAGGCGGCTTGAAGCTCCCCAAACCCGACTTGCTGCTCCTATCGTACACGGGCTGTTACACGTTCATGAAGTGGTTCGAGCTACTGCGCGAGGAGTATGACTGCCCGACAGTCATGTTCCACGTTCCGTACCAGGGCGACGGCGTGCTCGAACCGGAGCACCGCAACTACATGCTGCGGCAGCTCAAGGAGCAGGTGATTCCAGCGCTCGAGAAGGCGACAGGGCGCAAGTACGACGAAGACAAGTTGCGGCACCATCTCGCGCTCTCCGCGAAAGCCGAGGACGACCTGGTGGCCGTTCTGCAAGCGGGAAAGAACAGGCCGAGTCCGATTGATGGCTACTTCGGCACCGTTTACTACGTAGGGCCGATCTTCAGCGCATTTCGCGGAACCGAGGAAGGCGTCGAGTACTACCGCGCGCTGCGACAGGAAGTCGAGGAGCGCGCGGCGCTGGGCCTGGGCCCCATCACACCGGACGGGCCGCTCGAGGGCGAGCGTTACCGGCTGGTGGTCGAAGGCCCGCCGAACTGGACACACTTCCGTGACTTCTGGAAGATGTTCTCCGACGAGAAAGCCGTGGTGGTCGCATCCACGTACACGAAGGTCGGCGGCACCTACGATTTCGGCTTCAGGCACAATCCCGACGATCCGCTGGGCACACTGGCCGACTACTGCAGCGGGTGTTACACGAACCTGAATCTGCCGACCCGAATCGAAATGATTTCTCGTTACATCGAGGAATATCAGGCCGACGGATTCCTGATCAACTCGGTCAAGTCGTGCAACTCGTTCTCGGCGGGCCAGTTGATGATTCTCCGCGAAGTCGAGAAACGCACCGGCATACCGGGGGCATTCATCGAGTCCGATCTCGTGGATCCGCGCTATTTCTCAGCCGCGAACATCAAGAACCGGCTGGAGAGCTATTTCCAGATGATCGACGCGCGGCGACTGGGGAAGACAGCGTGA
- the bcrA gene encoding benzoyl-CoA reductase subunit A produces MSCVVGIDLGSTTTKAVILDENREVLGRGITNSRSNYDLAAAVAKTEAFINARFGLIEQQLQATKTVAMVSRLRRAFVMEQILQQLRRLEQLMLEESERSAPEQLKPAFRTSIEEICKQITLEEEQRFKQPPMLRSDFFRDAAGSAFMRIAEQIADPAGVSFDRLVGVYDKCILRVENEPLDLDFRDHIGDALRRVGDPPGLADAIEYAVAKDLAPSYTVGTGYGRARLPFPKEQIRSEILCHGLGAHAMFPGTRTVLDIGGQDTKAIQVDPQGIVTNFQMNDRCAAGCGRYLGYIADEMNLGLHELGPLAEQSKRCVKINSTCTVFAGAELRERLGLGEKREDILAGLHRAIVIRAMSLLARSGGVSDEFTFTGGVAKNSAAVHAIRDLVGENYGERTLNISPDSIFTGALGAALFASRIAA; encoded by the coding sequence GTGAGTTGCGTCGTTGGCATCGACCTCGGCTCGACCACCACGAAAGCGGTCATCCTCGACGAGAACCGCGAGGTGCTCGGGCGCGGTATCACGAACTCCCGCTCCAATTACGACCTCGCCGCGGCGGTCGCGAAGACCGAGGCGTTCATCAACGCGCGGTTCGGACTCATCGAGCAGCAACTCCAGGCGACCAAGACTGTGGCGATGGTGAGCCGCCTGCGCCGCGCCTTCGTGATGGAGCAGATACTCCAGCAGTTGCGGCGGCTCGAGCAGCTGATGCTCGAAGAGAGCGAACGATCGGCGCCGGAACAGCTCAAGCCGGCGTTCAGGACGAGCATCGAGGAGATCTGCAAGCAGATCACGCTGGAAGAAGAGCAACGGTTCAAACAACCGCCGATGCTGCGCTCGGATTTCTTTCGCGATGCGGCGGGTTCGGCCTTCATGCGCATCGCCGAGCAAATCGCCGACCCGGCCGGTGTGAGCTTCGACCGCCTGGTGGGCGTGTACGACAAGTGCATCCTTCGGGTGGAGAACGAGCCACTCGACCTCGACTTCCGCGATCACATCGGCGACGCGTTGCGGCGCGTGGGCGACCCCCCCGGCCTCGCCGACGCGATCGAGTACGCGGTTGCGAAAGACCTGGCGCCCTCGTACACGGTGGGAACGGGGTACGGCCGGGCGCGCCTTCCCTTCCCCAAGGAGCAGATCCGCTCCGAGATCCTGTGTCACGGGCTCGGCGCACACGCGATGTTCCCGGGCACGCGCACGGTACTCGACATCGGCGGGCAGGACACGAAGGCGATTCAGGTGGATCCGCAAGGCATCGTCACGAACTTCCAGATGAATGACCGGTGCGCGGCGGGTTGCGGGCGCTACCTCGGTTACATCGCCGACGAGATGAACCTCGGACTCCACGAGCTGGGACCCCTGGCCGAGCAATCGAAGCGGTGCGTGAAGATCAACTCCACGTGCACCGTGTTCGCCGGCGCGGAACTGCGCGAGCGTCTCGGACTCGGCGAGAAGCGCGAAGACATTCTCGCGGGATTGCACCGGGCGATCGTGATTCGCGCGATGAGCCTGCTCGCGCGCTCCGGGGGTGTATCGGATGAGTTCACATTCACGGGGGGCGTGGCGAAGAATTCCGCCGCCGTGCATGCCATTCGTGACCTCGTCGGAGAGAACTACGGTGAGCGTACGCTCAATATCTCCCCGGACAGCATCTTCACGGGCGCCCTTGGCGCGGCGCTCTTCGCCAGCCGGATAGCCGCATGA
- the bcrD gene encoding benzoyl-CoA reductase subunit D — MTHVSAGIDVGSGAVKVAVMRTDGDKEETVIAKESARIRRREVAKVVDEVFEAAVSAADVDDIHYIATTGEGAEFPFATGHFYGMTTHARGALYLDPRARAVLDVGALHTRAVAMDARGRVLDYKMTSQCASGSGQFLENIARYLGVSHDEIGALSMEAKKPEKVSSICAVLAETDVINMVSRGITTQDILRGVHESMADRFVRLLRSLQFDGPAFVSGGLASDVGLLSALRDGLARKAGAATVPFDVVTHADAIFAGAIGAALCGGFRYRKLGQGGVAWAAAQSMASASSGTGIG; from the coding sequence ATGACACATGTCAGCGCGGGAATAGATGTTGGCAGCGGCGCCGTAAAAGTGGCCGTGATGCGAACGGACGGCGACAAGGAAGAGACGGTCATCGCGAAAGAGTCGGCGCGAATCCGGCGCCGCGAAGTCGCCAAGGTCGTGGACGAAGTGTTCGAGGCCGCGGTGTCAGCGGCGGACGTGGACGATATCCACTACATCGCCACGACCGGCGAGGGGGCGGAGTTCCCGTTCGCGACGGGGCACTTCTACGGCATGACGACGCACGCGCGAGGCGCGCTGTATCTCGATCCGCGCGCGAGGGCAGTGCTCGATGTCGGCGCGCTGCACACACGTGCCGTCGCGATGGACGCGCGCGGGCGCGTGTTGGACTACAAGATGACAAGCCAGTGCGCGTCGGGCTCCGGGCAGTTCCTCGAGAACATCGCCCGCTATCTCGGCGTCTCGCACGACGAGATCGGCGCGCTTTCGATGGAGGCGAAGAAGCCGGAGAAGGTGAGCTCGATCTGCGCGGTGCTCGCGGAGACCGATGTCATCAACATGGTGTCGCGGGGAATCACGACACAGGACATCCTGCGCGGCGTACACGAGAGCATGGCTGACCGCTTCGTGCGTCTCCTTCGATCGCTCCAGTTCGACGGCCCCGCGTTCGTGAGCGGAGGACTCGCGTCGGACGTCGGATTGCTCAGTGCGTTGCGCGACGGTCTCGCCAGGAAGGCAGGTGCGGCCACCGTTCCGTTCGACGTAGTGACGCACGCGGACGCCATTTTCGCCGGTGCGATCGGCGCTGCGCTGTGCGGGGGATTCCGGTACCGGAAGTTGGGCCAGGGGGGCGTCGCGTGGGCCGCCGCGCAGAGCATGGCCTCGGCCAGCTCGGGCACGGGGATCGGATGA
- a CDS encoding xanthine dehydrogenase family protein subunit M: MTIAAIAYHRPASLAEACALGQHYGSDAAYLAGGTELIPDYQRERETARHLIALDSIRELRGISEEAGLLRIGALTTIAEIAASPLVRARLPALADAARAIGSPQIRSMATIGGNFCRAVPCADTPPAAIACAARVRLVGVLGARELDAEDFFTGVRKTALDPGDVLVEIVVPAQPHHSGASYQRFARRRGPALAVAAVAARVTLENGKITGARIALGAVAPTPIIAARAAALLEGEPPSDALFERAAALCAQDALPISDVRGSADYRTELVGVLARRALHEAVARAAGWAQ; the protein is encoded by the coding sequence ATGACAATCGCGGCGATCGCCTATCACCGGCCGGCCAGCCTGGCGGAGGCGTGCGCGCTCGGCCAGCATTATGGGAGCGACGCGGCGTATCTGGCCGGGGGGACAGAGTTGATCCCCGACTATCAGCGCGAGCGGGAGACGGCGCGACATCTGATCGCGCTCGACAGCATTCGCGAACTGCGGGGGATCTCAGAGGAGGCCGGGCTGCTGAGAATCGGCGCGCTCACGACCATCGCCGAGATCGCCGCATCGCCGCTCGTGCGCGCGCGGCTCCCGGCGCTCGCTGACGCCGCGCGCGCGATCGGCAGCCCGCAGATCCGGAGCATGGCGACGATCGGCGGGAATTTCTGCCGCGCTGTGCCGTGTGCCGACACCCCACCCGCCGCCATCGCGTGTGCAGCTCGCGTGCGGCTCGTTGGCGTGCTGGGGGCCCGCGAGCTCGACGCCGAGGACTTCTTCACTGGCGTGCGGAAAACCGCGCTCGACCCGGGAGATGTGCTGGTCGAGATCGTAGTGCCCGCGCAGCCCCACCACTCGGGCGCGAGCTACCAACGCTTCGCCCGGCGGCGTGGCCCTGCGCTCGCGGTCGCGGCGGTGGCGGCGCGGGTGACGCTCGAGAATGGGAAAATCACGGGCGCGCGCATCGCACTCGGTGCCGTGGCGCCGACCCCGATCATCGCAGCGCGAGCGGCCGCGCTGCTCGAAGGGGAGCCGCCATCCGACGCGCTCTTCGAGCGGGCGGCTGCGCTGTGCGCGCAGGACGCTCTGCCGATCAGCGACGTGCGCGGGTCGGCCGACTACCGGACGGAACTCGTCGGCGTACTTGCCCGGCGGGCGCTTCACGAAGCCGTGGCACGCGCGGCAGGTTGGGCCCAATGA
- a CDS encoding molybdopterin-dependent oxidoreductase, whose protein sequence is MSGELMIRLNVNGEDRTLAVRPNATLLSVLRDDLDLTGAKRGCGTGDCGACTVQVEGEPMASCLLLAVAANEKRITTVEGLARDGDLHPLQKSFVKHGALQCGYCTSGALMSAKALVDRDPDPSREDIKTSLSGNLCRCGAYGRMVSAVEGWKEYDGVALDARPHAHGERDQQRDHAVVGHGVTRYDGPDKVTGRAKYTADLRFPGMLHGKLLGSPIAHGRITRLDVSKARALPGVVDVLTAADVPDGWYGVSPAREDEQILARDRVRYVGDEIAAVAAVDEETAEHAIKLIEVEFEELPAVFDPQAAMAPGAPVIHPEKPRYAGNINTRVDWDFGDVEKGFAEADHVREQRFVGNRTYQAPMEPHAALARWEHHAGRLTIWSSTQTPHYVHRSLSRMLGIPMGNIRVIRPPVGGGFGAKAEATPLDFCSAIFAKRTGRPVMMEYSREEMFRHFRGRHKQYIDLKIGVKRDGTITAVEQRVVLDGGAYTSYGVITAYYAGSMLPTLYKMPNYRYRGTRVYTNLPASGAFRGHGVPQPRFAFESLLDMIAEDIGLDPIEIRLRNAMTPNTRTCNALDITSCEFTATLQRARDTSKWIEKKGKLPRGRGIGVGCGGFVSGAGYPIYRSDFPHSNAVIRVHEDGTGVSLHIAAAEIGQGSDTVLVQMAAEELGVPYEWVWLADCDTTTSPLDLGSYSSRVTLMAGHAVQRAAAKVRAQLLAVAATELSRDVASLVARGGRIFANNDPAMAMDWAVAARLAFSAQGPVVGTGSYQPPKNLGGDFKGGAVGTSPAYSFSTVVAEVTVDLETGQVSVDRVTDFSDAGTVINPITFHGQVEGSIVMGLGETLLEDTLFDAKGRAMNPNLHDYLIPTMLEIPEIHTAAVESFEPNGPFGAKEVGEGSLLPVLGAIANAIYDACGVRVTELPITPEKILRGLAKHAPVNGVPA, encoded by the coding sequence ATGAGCGGCGAGCTCATGATCCGCCTGAATGTGAACGGCGAAGACCGCACGCTTGCCGTTCGGCCGAATGCGACGCTGCTCTCGGTGCTGCGGGACGACCTCGATCTCACGGGCGCAAAGCGGGGATGCGGCACGGGGGACTGCGGCGCGTGCACCGTGCAGGTAGAGGGCGAACCAATGGCGTCGTGCCTGCTGCTCGCCGTGGCCGCGAACGAAAAGCGCATTACCACGGTCGAGGGACTCGCCCGCGACGGTGATCTGCACCCACTGCAGAAATCGTTCGTCAAGCATGGCGCGCTCCAGTGCGGCTACTGCACGAGTGGCGCGCTGATGTCGGCCAAAGCGCTCGTTGACCGGGATCCCGATCCATCACGCGAAGACATCAAGACATCGCTCAGCGGGAATCTCTGCCGGTGCGGTGCGTACGGTCGGATGGTCAGCGCGGTTGAAGGGTGGAAGGAATATGATGGCGTGGCGCTCGACGCACGGCCGCACGCGCACGGCGAACGCGACCAGCAGCGGGACCACGCCGTGGTCGGCCACGGCGTCACGCGGTACGACGGGCCCGACAAGGTGACGGGCCGCGCGAAGTACACCGCTGACCTGCGGTTTCCCGGCATGCTTCACGGAAAGCTGCTTGGGAGTCCCATCGCGCACGGGCGCATCACGCGGCTCGACGTTTCCAAAGCCCGCGCGTTGCCGGGTGTCGTTGATGTGCTCACCGCCGCCGATGTACCGGATGGGTGGTACGGCGTCAGTCCCGCACGCGAGGACGAGCAGATTCTGGCCAGGGATCGCGTCCGCTACGTCGGCGACGAGATCGCCGCGGTCGCCGCGGTGGACGAGGAGACCGCTGAGCACGCCATCAAACTCATCGAAGTGGAGTTCGAGGAACTTCCGGCGGTGTTCGATCCGCAGGCGGCGATGGCGCCGGGCGCACCGGTGATTCATCCCGAGAAGCCGCGCTATGCCGGCAACATCAACACGCGCGTGGACTGGGACTTCGGCGACGTGGAGAAGGGGTTCGCCGAAGCGGACCACGTGCGCGAGCAACGGTTCGTCGGCAACCGCACCTACCAGGCGCCGATGGAGCCGCACGCGGCGCTCGCGCGCTGGGAGCACCACGCCGGCCGGCTCACGATCTGGTCGTCCACGCAAACACCGCACTACGTCCATCGTTCGCTGTCGCGGATGCTCGGCATCCCGATGGGGAACATTCGCGTGATCCGGCCGCCGGTAGGCGGCGGCTTCGGAGCCAAGGCCGAGGCGACGCCACTCGACTTCTGCTCCGCGATTTTCGCGAAGCGGACCGGCCGGCCGGTGATGATGGAGTACTCGCGCGAGGAGATGTTCAGGCACTTCCGCGGGCGCCACAAGCAGTACATCGACCTGAAGATCGGCGTGAAGCGCGACGGCACGATCACCGCCGTGGAGCAGCGCGTCGTGCTCGACGGCGGCGCATACACGTCGTACGGCGTGATCACGGCGTACTACGCGGGCTCGATGCTGCCCACGCTCTACAAGATGCCGAACTACCGCTACCGCGGCACACGCGTCTATACGAACCTGCCCGCATCGGGGGCGTTCCGTGGCCACGGCGTGCCGCAGCCGCGGTTCGCGTTCGAGTCGCTGCTCGACATGATCGCGGAAGACATCGGGCTCGATCCAATCGAGATTCGGCTCAGGAACGCGATGACGCCGAACACGCGCACGTGCAACGCGCTCGACATTACGTCGTGTGAGTTCACGGCAACGCTTCAGCGCGCGCGCGACACGTCAAAGTGGATCGAGAAGAAGGGCAAGCTGCCGCGCGGCAGGGGAATCGGGGTCGGATGCGGTGGGTTCGTTTCCGGCGCCGGGTATCCGATCTATCGGTCCGATTTTCCGCATTCGAACGCCGTCATCCGCGTGCACGAGGACGGCACCGGCGTGTCGCTGCACATCGCCGCCGCGGAGATCGGCCAGGGATCCGACACCGTGCTCGTGCAGATGGCGGCGGAAGAGCTGGGGGTGCCTTACGAATGGGTATGGCTCGCGGATTGCGACACGACGACGAGTCCGCTGGATCTCGGCTCGTACTCGAGTCGGGTCACACTGATGGCCGGCCACGCGGTTCAGCGCGCGGCAGCGAAAGTGCGCGCGCAGCTGCTCGCGGTCGCTGCCACAGAGTTGTCGCGCGACGTCGCGTCGCTCGTCGCGAGGGGGGGCCGGATCTTCGCGAACAATGATCCCGCTATGGCAATGGACTGGGCCGTGGCTGCACGGCTCGCGTTCTCAGCGCAAGGCCCGGTCGTCGGGACGGGATCGTACCAACCGCCGAAGAATCTTGGCGGCGACTTCAAAGGAGGCGCCGTTGGCACATCGCCGGCGTACAGTTTCTCGACCGTGGTCGCAGAGGTCACGGTGGACCTGGAGACCGGTCAGGTCTCGGTGGATCGGGTGACGGACTTCAGCGACGCGGGCACGGTGATCAATCCGATCACGTTCCACGGCCAGGTGGAAGGTTCGATCGTGATGGGGCTCGGCGAAACGCTGCTCGAGGACACACTTTTCGACGCGAAGGGACGTGCCATGAATCCAAACCTGCACGATTACCTGATCCCGACGATGCTCGAAATTCCAGAGATTCACACGGCAGCGGTCGAAAGCTTCGAACCCAACGGTCCGTTCGGCGCGAAGGAAGTCGGGGAGGGATCCCTGCTCCCGGTGCTCGGCGCGATCGCCAACGCGATCTACGATGCGTGCGGCGTCCGCGTCACCGAGTTGCCCATCACGCCCGAAAAGATCCTGCGCGGCCTGGCGAAACACGCCCCGGTCAATGGAGTCCCCGCATGA
- a CDS encoding TetR/AcrR family transcriptional regulator produces MTARPIAHIDAVRPSRLVRASSQKKLDRLLKKTAALIAKNGFNAMTMRDLSTALGTSLAGLYHYFASKEDLLFQLQYRTFASLLEQQEKIAEQPGTPEEQLARLLTGHLQFYSRHTNELKACTFEMESLGPKPYKIVEEIRRRYYRLMASAVAQVTDGPAAGTRETRQSRHTALFIFGMLNWIFMWYEPSRHGTVEQIGQEMRDLLLNGLRRTKRSS; encoded by the coding sequence ATGACCGCCCGGCCCATCGCGCACATCGACGCAGTACGTCCATCGCGGCTGGTTCGCGCGTCGTCGCAGAAAAAACTCGACCGGCTGCTGAAGAAGACGGCCGCGCTCATCGCGAAAAACGGGTTCAACGCGATGACAATGCGCGACCTGAGCACGGCGCTCGGCACGAGTCTGGCGGGGCTGTACCACTATTTCGCGAGCAAGGAAGATCTGCTCTTTCAGCTGCAATACCGCACTTTCGCGTCGCTGCTCGAGCAGCAGGAGAAGATCGCTGAGCAGCCGGGCACGCCGGAGGAGCAGCTCGCGCGATTGCTCACCGGCCACCTGCAGTTCTACTCGCGGCACACGAACGAGCTCAAGGCATGCACGTTCGAGATGGAGTCGCTTGGCCCCAAGCCCTACAAGATCGTCGAGGAGATTCGACGCCGTTACTACAGGCTGATGGCCTCGGCGGTCGCGCAGGTCACTGACGGGCCGGCGGCCGGCACGAGGGAAACCAGGCAGAGCCGGCACACGGCGCTGTTCATCTTCGGGATGCTGAACTGGATTTTCATGTGGTACGAGCCGTCGCGGCACGGGACGGTCGAGCAGATCGGACAGGAAATGCGCGACTTGCTGTTGAACGGCCTTCGGCGCACAAAACGAAGCAGTTGA
- a CDS encoding thiolase family protein, with product MQFNDVWIPYGGYWSTPFTPWQGAFATLAPIPFAAEMAARALSDRGVAATDIDGLCLGTTVASKHSFYGAPWFAGLAGLGHVGGPTINQACATSVRCLVQAAQELESKSAHTYLAATADRTSNGPHVFYPNPAGPGGTGDSENLVLDSFGHDPYARNSMLQTAENVAREAGITREAQEEVTLLRYKQYERALADDSAFLRRYMLWPVEIKDARGKKVLATVTGDQGVFPTTADGLAGLRPVMEGGTVTFGTQTHPADGNAAMLLTSGRDRARSLARNGTVDVQLLSYGQARVKKGFMPMAVLPAAKLALERAGIQPNALASVTTHNPFAVNDVYLMRELKLDAERMNRYGCSLVWGHPQGPTGLRSIIELIEDLTILGGGYGLFTGCAAGDSAAAVVLKVSVR from the coding sequence GTGCAGTTCAACGATGTCTGGATTCCCTACGGTGGGTACTGGTCCACGCCGTTCACCCCGTGGCAGGGGGCGTTCGCGACGCTGGCGCCGATTCCGTTCGCCGCCGAAATGGCGGCACGCGCCTTGTCGGATCGCGGCGTCGCCGCAACCGACATCGACGGTCTCTGCCTCGGCACGACCGTCGCGAGCAAGCATTCCTTCTACGGTGCTCCGTGGTTCGCCGGGCTGGCGGGCCTCGGCCACGTGGGTGGACCGACGATCAACCAGGCGTGCGCGACGTCGGTGCGCTGCCTGGTGCAGGCCGCACAGGAGCTCGAATCGAAGAGCGCACACACCTACCTGGCCGCCACCGCCGACCGCACCAGCAACGGTCCGCATGTGTTCTACCCGAATCCCGCTGGTCCAGGCGGCACGGGCGACTCAGAGAACCTCGTGCTCGACAGTTTCGGGCACGACCCGTACGCCAGGAATTCGATGCTGCAGACCGCGGAGAATGTGGCACGCGAGGCCGGAATCACACGCGAAGCGCAGGAAGAGGTCACCCTTCTGCGCTACAAGCAATACGAGCGCGCGCTCGCCGACGACAGCGCGTTTCTCAGGCGCTACATGTTGTGGCCGGTGGAGATCAAGGACGCGCGAGGCAAGAAGGTGCTCGCGACGGTGACTGGGGACCAGGGTGTCTTTCCGACCACGGCGGACGGACTCGCCGGACTCCGGCCCGTGATGGAGGGGGGCACGGTCACATTTGGCACGCAGACACACCCCGCCGATGGCAACGCGGCCATGTTGCTCACGTCGGGCCGCGACCGCGCCCGCTCTCTCGCGCGGAATGGCACAGTGGACGTGCAACTGCTCTCGTACGGACAGGCGCGCGTCAAGAAGGGCTTCATGCCGATGGCGGTGCTTCCCGCCGCGAAGCTCGCGCTCGAACGCGCGGGAATCCAGCCGAACGCGCTGGCCAGCGTCACGACGCACAACCCGTTCGCCGTAAATGACGTGTACCTCATGCGGGAGTTGAAGCTCGACGCCGAGCGGATGAACCGCTACGGATGTTCGCTCGTGTGGGGCCACCCACAGGGACCGACAGGGCTCCGGTCGATCATCGAACTGATCGAGGACCTGACGATCCTGGGCGGCGGATATGGACTGTTCACCGGCTGTGCCGCAGGCGACAGCGCCGCCGCGGTCGTGCTGAAAGTCAGCGTGCGCTGA
- a CDS encoding enoyl-CoA hydratase/isomerase family protein, whose product MNYFAPKEAAGFGFKDILYEKKDWVGRITINRPESFNCYTTATLQELITAIDDASTDDNVGVIVLTGAGDKAFCTGGDVKEYANTYTRSPHDYFKYMGLFAKYIESILRSGKVTIARINGIAVGGGNETQLACDLAVMADDTYLGQVGTSVGSVACGGATQWLSIHVGDRRAREMLFLNPRIPAAKALEWGLVNRVVPRAQLDEEVATLVKQLLEKFPECTRYTKQQVNYWKEVSWHATVGHARDWLSTHFTTLEPYEGMQAFVEKRKVDFMGLRRKAAGAGSSEFLWGPYSKACTKCGAKGIPEQFTYCGGCGAALT is encoded by the coding sequence ATGAACTATTTCGCCCCGAAAGAGGCTGCCGGATTCGGATTCAAGGACATCCTGTACGAGAAGAAAGACTGGGTAGGACGCATCACGATCAACCGGCCCGAGTCGTTCAATTGTTACACGACTGCCACGCTGCAGGAGCTGATCACCGCGATCGACGACGCCTCGACCGACGACAACGTCGGCGTGATCGTGCTGACGGGCGCCGGCGACAAGGCGTTCTGCACGGGCGGCGATGTGAAGGAATACGCGAACACCTACACCAGGAGCCCGCACGACTACTTCAAGTACATGGGGCTCTTCGCCAAGTACATCGAGAGCATTCTGCGCAGCGGCAAGGTGACGATCGCGCGTATCAACGGGATCGCGGTCGGCGGCGGCAACGAGACCCAGCTGGCGTGCGATCTCGCGGTCATGGCTGACGACACCTATCTCGGCCAGGTTGGAACGAGTGTGGGGAGCGTTGCCTGTGGCGGCGCGACCCAATGGCTGTCGATCCACGTGGGGGACCGCCGCGCACGCGAAATGCTGTTTCTCAATCCGCGCATCCCCGCGGCAAAGGCGCTCGAATGGGGACTCGTGAACCGTGTTGTTCCGCGTGCCCAACTCGACGAAGAAGTGGCGACGCTCGTCAAGCAGTTGCTCGAGAAGTTCCCCGAATGCACGCGTTACACCAAGCAGCAGGTGAACTACTGGAAGGAAGTGTCGTGGCACGCCACCGTCGGGCATGCGCGCGACTGGCTCTCGACACACTTCACCACGCTCGAGCCCTACGAGGGGATGCAGGCGTTCGTGGAGAAGCGGAAAGTGGACTTCATGGGACTGCGGCGCAAAGCCGCCGGAGCGGGAAGCAGCGAATTCCTCTGGGGCCCATACAGCAAGGCGTGCACCAAGTGCGGCGCGAAGGGTATTCCGGAGCAGTTCACTTACTGCGGCGGTTGCGGCGCCGCGCTCACATAG
- the fabG gene encoding 3-oxoacyl-ACP reductase FabG — protein MSLELAGQAALVTGAGRGIGAAIAREFARAGCDVALVEFGAFNEAQSLADELRRSGRRAVAIRADVSDVGAAERAVAATVEAFGRLDHLVCNAGITRDAMIWKMTEEAWDQVIDVNLKGCFAYCRAVAGLFRTQQHGRIVNIASINGLRGRAGQANYAASKAGIIALTRTLARELGPKGVNVNCVAPGMVRTEMAAKLPPTVLEKAIAETALGRIAEPEDVARVVVFLCSEAARHITGEVIRVDGGQLA, from the coding sequence ATGAGTCTCGAACTCGCTGGTCAGGCGGCGCTGGTCACTGGCGCTGGACGCGGCATCGGCGCGGCGATCGCGCGCGAGTTCGCGCGCGCTGGTTGCGACGTGGCGCTCGTGGAGTTCGGGGCGTTCAATGAAGCGCAAAGCCTGGCCGATGAGCTGCGCCGGTCAGGGAGGCGCGCGGTCGCGATCCGCGCCGACGTCTCGGATGTCGGCGCGGCTGAGCGGGCGGTCGCGGCCACGGTTGAGGCGTTCGGCCGGCTCGATCATCTCGTGTGCAACGCGGGCATCACGCGCGATGCGATGATCTGGAAGATGACGGAAGAAGCCTGGGACCAGGTGATCGACGTCAATCTCAAAGGCTGTTTTGCGTACTGCCGCGCGGTGGCGGGCTTGTTTCGCACTCAGCAGCACGGGCGCATCGTGAACATCGCGTCGATCAACGGGCTGCGCGGAAGGGCCGGGCAGGCGAATTACGCGGCATCGAAGGCGGGGATCATCGCGCTCACGCGTACGCTCGCGCGCGAGCTAGGGCCGAAGGGAGTGAACGTGAATTGTGTCGCCCCCGGCATGGTGCGAACCGAAATGGCGGCGAAACTCCCGCCGACCGTCCTCGAGAAAGCCATCGCCGAAACGGCCCTCGGCCGGATCGCCGAGCCGGAGGACGTGGCGCGCGTCGTCGTCTTTTTGTGCAGTGAAGCCGCACGCCACATCACGGGAGAAGTCATCAGAGTGGATGGGGGCCAGTTGGCATGA